One Castanea sativa cultivar Marrone di Chiusa Pesio chromosome 4, ASM4071231v1 DNA window includes the following coding sequences:
- the LOC142631461 gene encoding putative disease resistance protein RGA3 → MAGQVLSVVVDGVIANAMSLASEHISSVWGFKEEIGKLQVSLTKIQALLHDAEKKQLHDESVKIWLRQLKDVAYEADDVLDEYDYEILRQKAEAQNKMKVRSFFSSSNPFVFHVKMAKRIKTINQSLDEIKNDIPLLGLIESLNPIPQTGLERETDSFIDGSEVVGRRDDVLKIVDLLIGANNQQVISVIPIVGMAGLGKTTIAKLVYNDKLVKKHFDEKIWVCVSENFDVKRILREILEALDHNCSGLENKNAILQHLQKKLQGKRYLLILDDVWDEDCEKWDSLRSSLLGINQNNGNNILVTTRKDNVAQIMNTSLIHKLEKLSEDECWLIFKEKAFANERIPVTPDLEDIGRKIAKRCGGNPLAARVLGGMMRLKEDKSEWLLIQNSKTWDSMEDNNGVFPILKLSFDHLPTPSLKQCFSYCSIFPKDFIIEKKLLVQLWMAEGFLQTSKRSFLVIEDIGNKYFDFLAANSLFQDLKRDSYGDIRSCKMHDLVHDLALSISEGETFHLEGNSWDDIDVSHTRRLSLISDGHTTYAIPLSEDGMGRLRTVFLNRVDLGEKFLEFKCVRSLSLSGSCIRELPESIGNLIHLRFLNIKDTYIKLIPNSITILYNLQTLVIKNCRLLKELPKDLRNLINLRHIDIDINFPSWNKTKLPTDIGRLTCLQTLTFFDVGQDIGGQIEELGCLSQLRGELSIYNLEHVRDKEEAKTAKLAEKLEVHKLGFHWSWSGREGNNNDENVLEGLQPHPKLKSLKIEKFEGEKFPSWLLGSDNIRGGSLLFHHLLDIHLSYCNKCEKIPTLGHLPNLKVLEIQGMDNVRCIGTEFYSSYNGEGSSNSRDGSSRTVLFPALEKLVLNDMRNLVEWNDVTEPTAEIGMIFPRLEYLEIQNCQKLTSAPHHFPSLKELLINRIRGPAFEKIISELTTLTSLKIFSISELACLPEQFLQKNRSLKNLSIRDCPDLKSILPHGHVWPICTSLRSLVIDGCDKLSTLPDALHNLYFLEGIKVICCRNLRSFPSIQGIASLLQRLQISCSDEVLPTGLRSCISLQSLSICNCPHLMRIPDLREWYSLTELIIGDCSSLIAIPDLKELPSLTRLVIFGCSNLILIPDLKELSSLTQLVIRGCHNMILIPDIRELRSLTKLEICDCQKLRCLPDGLDFLARLKYLEIGDFCQELDSFPSLNSIQHSLEELHLYGWASLNSLPKEIQCFTALQTLQISGFGEMNALPEWLGNLSSLQRIFIHNCEKLMYLPKMQAMRCLIKLKLLNIGKCPKLEERCAEGSGAEWSKIAHIPEFKTNCTLGRTR, encoded by the coding sequence ATGGCTGGACAAGTCCTAAGTGTTGTTGTAGATGGAGTAATAGCCAATGCGATGTCACTAGCTAGTGAGCATATCAGTTCTGTGTGGGGTTTCAAGGAGGAGATAGGAAAGCTTCAAGTCTCATTAACAAAGATTCAAGCTTTGTTGCATGATGCTGAGAAAAAACAACTACATGATGAGTCTGTGAAGATCTGGCTACGGCAGCTTAAAGATGTAGCTTATGAAGCTGACGATGTGCTTGATGAGTATGACTACGAGATTCTTCGACAAAAGGCAGAGGCTCAAAACAAAATGAAGGTACGCAGCTTCTTTTCATCCTCCAATCCCTTTGTATTCCATGTCAAGAtggcaaaaagaataaagaccATCAACCAATCGTTGGATGAAATTAAGAATGATATACCTCTCCTTGGCCTTATAGAGTCTTTGAACCCAATCCCCCAGACTGGTCTGGAGCGGGAGACAGACTCTTTTATTGATGGTTCAGAAGTTGTAGGACGAAGAGATGATGTCTTAAAAATTGTCGACTTGTTGATTGGGGCAAACAATCAACAAGTTATCTCTGTCATTCCTATTGTTGGTATGGCAGGTCTCGGAAAGACAACTATAGCAAAACTAGTTTACAATGATAAACTAGTAAAGAAACATTTTGATGAAAAGATCTGGGTATGtgtatctgaaaattttgatgtgaAAAGGATTTTAAGAGAGATTCTTGAAGCTCTTGACCATAATTGTAGtggtttagaaaataaaaatgctatACTTCAACACCTTCAAAAGAAGTTGCAGGGAAAAAGATATCTTCTCATACTTGATGATGTGTGGGATGAAGATTGTGAGAAATGGGATAGTTTAAGGAGTAGTTTGTTGGGAATTAATCAAAATAATGGAAATAATATTCTCGTAACTACTCGTAAGGACAATGTGGCACAAATCATGAACACAAGTCTCATACATAAATTGGAAAAACTATCAGAAGATGAATGTTGGTTAATATTTAAGGAAAAGGCATTTGCAAATGAAAGAATTCCAGTAACTCCAGATTTGGAGGATATTGGAAGAAAGATTGCTAAAAGATGTGGAGGGAATCCATTGGCTGCAAGAGTTCTAGGAGGAATGATGCGCCTTAAAGAAGATAAAAGTGAATGGTTATTGATTCAAAATAGTAAGACTTGGGATTCAATGGAGGACAATAATGGAGTTTTTCCAATATTAAAGTTAAGCTTTGATCATCTTCCAACACCATCTCTAAAACaatgtttttcatattgttcaatttttcccaaggattttattattgaaaagaaACTACTAGTTCAACTCTGGATGGCTGAAGGGTTCCTTCAAACATCtaaaagaagttttttagtGATAGAGGATATTGGTAacaagtattttgattttttagcGGCAAATTCCTTATTTCAAGATCTAAAAAGGGATTCTTATGGTGATATTAGAAGCTGCAAGATGCATGATCTTGTGCACGATCTTGCGCTCTCAATTTCAGAAGGGGAAACCTTTCATTTGGAGGGCAATTCATGGGATGACATTGATGTCTCTCATACTCGACGTTTATCTCTTATATCCGATGGCCATACAACTTATGCAATCCCATTATCTGAAGATGGCATGGGTAGATTACGCACAGTTTTTTTGAATCGTGTTGATCTTGGAGAAAAATTTTTGGAGTTTAAATGCGTACGTAGTCTATCTTTATCTGGGTCATGTATAAGAGAGTTACCCGAGTCCATTGGTAATTTGATACATTTAAGGTTTCTTAACATCAAGGACACCTACATCAAATTAATTCCCAATTCTATTACCATTCTCTACAACTTGCAAACTCTAGTAATCAAGAATTGTCGTCTTCTCAAAGAGCTTCCAAAAGATCTACGGAACTTGATTAACTTGAGGCATATTGATATTGACATTAACTTTCCTAGTTGGAACAAAACGAAATTGCCGACAGATATTGGGCGGTTGACTTGCCTTCAAACACTGACTTTCTTTGACGTTGGTCAAGACATTGGTGGTCAAATTGAAGAATTGGGATGCTTAAGCCAACTTAGAGGGGAATTAAGTATTTACAATCTAGAGCATGTGAGAGATAAAGAAGAAGCCAAAACTGCAAAATTAGCGGAAAAATTAGAAGTACACAAATTGGGATTCCATTGGAGTTGGAGTGGAAGGGAAGGCAACAACAATGATGAGAATGTATTGGAAGGCCTTCAACCTCACCCAAAATTGAAAAGCTTAAAGATAGAAAAATTCGAAGGTGAGAAGTTCCCTTCGTGGCTATTGGGGAGTGATAACATTAGGGGTGGCTCGTTACTTTTCCATCATCTATTGGACATTCACTTAAGCTACTGTAATAAGTGTGAAAAAATTCCTACACTTGGACATTTACCCAATCTCAAAGTTCTTGAGATACAGGGAATGGATAATGTGAGATGCATAGGAACTGAATTTTACAGCAGTTATAATGGTGAGGGATCAAGTAATAGTAGAGATGGTAGCAGCAGAACCGTGTTGTTCCCAGCTTTGGAAAAACTTGTTTTAAATGACATGCGTAATCTAGTAGAATGGAATGACGTGACGGAACCAACAGCAGAAATAGGAATGATATTTCCTCGCCTTGAGTATTTGGAGATTCAGAATTGCCAGAAACTAACAAGTGCTCCACATCATTTTCCGTCTCTTAAGGAATTATTAATTAACAGAATCAGAGGCCCGGCatttgaaaagattattagcGAGCTTACCACACTCACGTCCCTCAAGATTTTCAGTATTTCAGAACTTGCTTGTCTGCCAGagcaatttttgcaaaaaaataggAGTCTCAAGAATTTGAGTATACGTGATTGTCCTGATTTGAAGTCAATCTTGCCACATGGCCATGTATGGCCCATCTGCACCTCTCTCCGATCCCTCGTTATAGATGGCTGTGACAAACTGAGTACATTGCCAGATGCACTGCACAACCTTTATTTCCTTGAGGGTATTAAAGTAATATGCTGTCGTAACCTGAGGTCCTTTCCAAGTATACAAGGTATCGCATCCCTGCTTCAACGCTTGCAGATTTCCTGTAGTGATGAAGTTTTACCAACTGGGCTACGATCCTGTATATCTCTTCAATCTTTGAGTATATGCAACTGCCCTCATCTTATGCGGATTCCAGATCTACGAGAATGGTATTCTCTTACCGAATTAATTATTGGGGATTGTTCTAGTTTGATAGCGATTCCAGATCTAAAAGAATTGCCTTCTCTTACCCGATTAGTAATTTTTGGTTGTTCGAATCTGATATTGATTCCAGATCTAAAAGAATTGTCCTCTCTTACCCAACTAGTAATTCGTGGTTGTCATAATATGATATTAATTCCAGATATACGTGAATTGCGTTCTCTTACCAAATTAGAAATTTGCGATTGCCAAAAGTTGAGGTGTTTGCCAGACGGATTAGACTTCCTCGCCCGCTTGAAGTATTTGGAGATCGGTGACTTTTGTCAAGAGTTAGATTCTTTCCCCAGTCTCAATTCCATCCAACACTCACTTGAAGAATTACACTTGTATGGGTGGGCTAGTCTCAACTCTCTCCCAAAGGAAATTCAATGCTTCACTGCCCTTCAAACTCTACAAATATCTGGATTTGGTGAAATGAACGCTTTACCTGAGTGGTTGGGCAACCTTTCGTCTCTTCAACGGATATTCATTCACAATTGCGAGAAGCTGATGTATCTGCCCAAAATGCAAGCCATGCGATGCCTCATCAAACTAAAACTACTAAACATTGGCAAGTGCCCCAAATTAGAGGAAAGATGTGCAGAAGGGAGCGGCGCAGAGTGGTCTAAGATTGCCCATATTCCGGAATTTAAAACTAATTGTACGTTGGGTAGAACTCGTTAA